From Populus trichocarpa isolate Nisqually-1 chromosome 19, P.trichocarpa_v4.1, whole genome shotgun sequence, a single genomic window includes:
- the LOC112325167 gene encoding probable galacturonosyltransferase 10 produces MRRRPVDFRRPVRRRISSVVWWTLCGISVLLFIVIFSKESRIESRSTSFNKYYTKYEKNIEGLNITDEMLSPNSITRQLSDQISLAKAFVVIAKESNNLQFAWELSAQIRNSQVLLSSAATRRAPLTTRESETAIRDMALLLFQAQQLHYDSATMIMRLKAKIQVLDEQMGIVNEKSSKYGQIAAEEIPKGLYCIGIRLTTEWFGNPNLQRKKNERMQIQTKLRDSNLYHFCVFSDNILATSVVVNSTALNSKNPDMVVFHLVTDEINYIAMKAWFAMNTFRGVTVEVQKFEDFKWLNASYVPVLKQLQDSETQSYYFSGHNDDGRTPIKFRNPKYLSMLNHLRFYIPEVFPALKKVVFLDDDVVVQKDLSGLFSVDLNSNVNGAVETCMETFHRYHKYLNYSHPLIREHFDPDACGWAFGMNVFDLVEWRKRNVTEIYHYWQEKNVDRTLWKLGTLPPGLLTFYGLTEPLDPSWHVLGLGYTNVDPHLIEKGAVLHFNGNSKPWLKIGMEKYKPLWEKHVDYSHPLLQQCNFH; encoded by the exons ATGAGGAGGAGACCAGTGGACTTTAGGAGGCCAGTGAGGAGGAGGATATCAAGTGTGGTGTGGTGGACTTTGTGTGGTATATCTGTGTTGCtgtttatagttatttttagcAAAGAGAGTCGTATTGAATCAAGATCCACCAGCTTTAATAAG TACTATACCAAGTATGAGAAAAACATTGAAGGCCTAAACATTACAGATGAAATGTTGAGCCCCAACTCAATCACCAGGCAACTTAGTGACCAAATTTCTCTTGCAAAAGCTTTTGTTGTGATTGCAAAAGAAAGTAACAATCTTCAGTTTGCTTGGGAATTAAGTGCCCAAATCCGCAATTCCCAGGTCCTCCTTTCAAGCGCCGCAACGAGGCGAGCTCCTTTAACAACCAGGGAATCAGAAACTGCTATCCGTGACATGGCACTTTTGCTCTTCCAAGCCCAGCAACTTCATTATGATAGTGCAACTATGATTATGAGACTGAAAGCCAAAATCCAAGTTCTTGACGAACAAATGGGTATTGTGAATGAGAAAAGCTCTAAGTATGGTCAAATAGCTGCTGAAGAAATCCCAAAAGGACTTTACTGCATTGGTATTCGGCTAACTACTGAATGGTTTGGAAATCCAAATCTacagagaaaaaagaatgagagaatgCAAATTCAGACAAAACTTAGAGATAGCAACCTCTATCATTTCTGCGTCTTCTCTGACAATATCCTTGCAACTTCAGTTGTTGTCAATTCAACTGCTTTAAATTCCAAGAATCCAGATATGGTTGTGTTTCATCTTGTAACTGATGAAATAAACTACATCGCAATGAAGGCTTGGTTTGCCATGAACACTTTCCGAGGAGTTACTGTTGAGGTTCAGAAGTTTGAAGACTTTAAATGGCTAAATGCTTCTTATGTTCCAGTGCTTAAGCAGCTCCAAGACTCTGAAACTCAAAGCTATTACTTTTCAGGCCATAATGATGATGGCCGGACTCCAATCAAGTTCCGGAACCCAAAATATCTATCTATGCTTAATCACCTCAGATTTTATATTCCTGAAGTTTTCCCTGCATTGAAGAAGGTGGTATTTCTTGATGATGATGTAGTTGTTCAGAAAGATTTATCTGGTCTATTTTCAGTTGACTTGAACAGCAACGTTAATGGAGCAGTTGAGACATGCATGGAGACATTTCACAGATACCACAAGTACCTGAACTACTCTCACCCTCTTATTAGAGAACATTTTGATCCTGATGCGTGTGGTTGGGCATTTGGAATGAATGTTTTTGATTTGGTTGAGTGGAGGAAGCGAAATGTAACTGAAATCTACCACTACTGGCAAGAAAAGAATGTGGATCGGACACTCTGGAAACTTGGAACACTACCTCCTGGGCTTTTGACTTTCTATGGGTTGACAGAGCCATTAGATCCCTCATGGCATGTGTTGGGATTGGGCTATACAAATGTTGATCCTCACTTGATAGAGAAAGGGGCAGTGTTGCACTTCAATGGAAACTCCAAGCCATGGTTGAAAATTGGGATGGAAAAATACAAGCCTCTTTGGGAAAAGCACGTAGATTACAGTCATCCTTTATTACAACAGTGcaattttcattga